One Pseudorhodoplanes sinuspersici DNA segment encodes these proteins:
- a CDS encoding PTS sugar transporter subunit IIA translates to MIGLVLVTHGRLAVEFRSALEHVVGPQKQIEAITIGPDDDVEQRRKDIIEAVKRVDGGDGVAILTDMFGGTPSNLAISCMSQPKVEVVAGINLPMLVKLAKVRGDMPLSEAVSAAQDAGRKYVTIASRVLAGK, encoded by the coding sequence ATGATCGGCCTAGTTCTTGTCACTCACGGTCGCCTGGCCGTGGAATTCCGCTCGGCGCTGGAGCATGTCGTCGGTCCGCAGAAGCAGATCGAAGCCATAACCATCGGCCCTGACGATGACGTCGAGCAGCGACGCAAAGACATTATCGAAGCGGTAAAGCGCGTCGATGGTGGCGATGGCGTTGCCATCCTGACCGACATGTTCGGCGGCACTCCGTCGAACCTCGCCATTTCCTGCATGAGCCAGCCCAAGGTCGAAGTGGTGGCGGGTATCAACCTGCCGATGCTGGTGAAGCTTGCGAAGGTGCGCGGCGACATGCCCTTGTCGGAAGCCGTTTCCGCCGCCCAGGACGCGGGGCGCAAATACGTCACCATTGCCAGCCGTGTGCTCGCCGGAAAATGA
- a CDS encoding HPr family phosphocarrier protein yields the protein MKTDGAIIRELCICNKKGLHARASAKFVQTVERFDADVKVTRGSETVGGTSIMGLMMLAAGPGSTITVEASGKEAADVLDAIESLISGRFDEDD from the coding sequence ATGAAGACCGACGGGGCGATCATCCGCGAGCTCTGCATCTGCAACAAGAAGGGTCTGCACGCCCGCGCCTCGGCGAAATTCGTGCAGACGGTCGAGCGTTTTGATGCCGATGTGAAAGTGACCCGCGGCAGCGAAACGGTGGGCGGCACCTCGATCATGGGCCTGATGATGCTGGCCGCAGGGCCGGGCTCAACCATCACGGTCGAAGCCAGCGGCAAGGAAGCCGCCGACGTGCTCGATGCGATTGAAAGCCTGATCAGCGGCCGCTTCGACGAAGACGATTGA
- a CDS encoding alpha/beta fold hydrolase — translation MRTQISLLLASTMLLASAFVIPARAAQIKNVVIVHGALADGSGWRKVFDLLTAKGYKVTVVQPPMTSLQADVEATKRILDLQDGPSVLVGHSYGGMIITEAGNADNVAGLVYIAAFQPDAGETLLDLASKIAPATKGISATSDNFLYLDPKVYAADFAADVPKADAEFMAHSQVFPAKAAFETKIKQPGWKTRKSWALIATDDRAINPDLMRFMAKRAGSKPVEVKASHAVFMSQPAAVANLIDEAAKDLSK, via the coding sequence ATGCGAACCCAGATCTCCCTGCTTCTCGCCAGCACCATGTTGCTCGCATCTGCCTTCGTTATTCCGGCCCGCGCTGCCCAGATCAAAAACGTGGTGATTGTGCATGGTGCGCTGGCCGACGGTTCGGGATGGCGCAAGGTGTTCGATCTCCTGACGGCCAAGGGATACAAAGTCACGGTCGTGCAGCCGCCGATGACCTCGTTGCAGGCCGACGTCGAAGCGACAAAGCGCATTCTCGATCTGCAGGATGGCCCGTCCGTTCTCGTCGGGCACAGCTATGGCGGCATGATCATCACCGAAGCGGGCAATGCCGACAATGTGGCCGGCCTCGTCTATATCGCGGCATTTCAACCCGACGCGGGCGAAACGCTGTTGGACCTTGCCAGCAAAATCGCGCCTGCGACCAAAGGCATTTCGGCAACCTCCGACAACTTCCTGTATCTCGACCCGAAGGTCTATGCCGCCGACTTTGCGGCCGACGTGCCGAAGGCTGACGCCGAATTCATGGCGCATTCGCAAGTCTTCCCGGCCAAGGCGGCCTTCGAAACCAAGATCAAGCAACCGGGCTGGAAGACCAGGAAGAGTTGGGCCCTGATTGCGACCGACGATCGCGCGATCAACCCCGATCTGATGCGCTTCATGGCCAAGCGCGCCGGCAGCAAGCCGGTGGAGGTCAAGGCGAGCCACGCCGTCTTCATGTCGCAACCCGCCGCGGTTGCGAACCTCATCGACGAGGCTGCGAAAGATCTGTCGAAGTAA
- a CDS encoding Lrp/AsnC family transcriptional regulator, giving the protein MEESLTPGLDRIDLKILRALQADGRMTNAELAVRVNVSAATCHRRTQRLFDEGYITGVRAEITPAAVGLGELVMVGVVLDRSTPDSFAAFENAVAQMKDVLDCNLVAGDFDYLLKIRVRDMADFNKLHGEKLIALPGVRQTRTFFVMKQVKENARLPF; this is encoded by the coding sequence ATGGAAGAATCTCTCACACCGGGTTTGGACCGAATTGATTTGAAAATTCTGCGCGCGCTTCAGGCTGATGGGCGGATGACAAACGCGGAGCTTGCCGTACGCGTGAACGTCAGCGCCGCCACCTGCCACCGACGGACGCAGCGGCTGTTCGACGAGGGTTACATCACCGGTGTTCGGGCAGAGATCACGCCCGCCGCGGTGGGCTTGGGTGAACTCGTCATGGTCGGTGTCGTGCTGGACCGTTCAACACCGGACAGCTTTGCAGCCTTTGAAAACGCCGTGGCCCAGATGAAAGACGTGCTCGACTGCAATCTCGTCGCGGGAGATTTCGATTACCTTCTGAAAATCCGCGTTCGGGATATGGCCGATTTCAACAAGCTGCATGGCGAGAAGCTCATCGCGCTTCCCGGTGTCAGACAAACCCGGACCTTCTTTGTGATGAAGCAGGTCAAGGAAAATGCGCGCCTGCCTTTTTGA
- a CDS encoding class I SAM-dependent methyltransferase — MSVSELLAPFRDSEAVARYTEGPRRFVPGVADMHTMTGLLLAERAPTDARVLVLGAGGGLELKALADMHAGWTFDGVDPAPEMLALAQRTVGVHAMRVRLHEGIIDIAPDGPFDAATCLLTLHFLGFEERLRTTREIRRRLKPGAPFVAAHSSFPQGKDERAIWLSRYAAFAVASGVDRDSAKAMLTKVEAHLDMLSPEQDEAILREAGFTDVSLFYAAFTWRGWVAYA; from the coding sequence ATGAGTGTGAGCGAACTTCTGGCACCCTTCCGCGATTCCGAAGCAGTCGCGCGCTATACCGAAGGGCCGCGGCGTTTCGTGCCGGGCGTCGCGGATATGCACACGATGACCGGCCTTTTGCTTGCAGAGCGCGCGCCAACAGATGCGCGTGTTCTTGTGCTCGGCGCCGGCGGCGGGCTTGAGCTGAAAGCGCTGGCCGACATGCATGCGGGCTGGACGTTCGACGGAGTCGATCCTGCGCCCGAAATGCTCGCGCTTGCGCAGAGGACGGTCGGTGTGCATGCAATGCGTGTGCGCCTGCATGAAGGCATCATCGACATTGCGCCGGACGGGCCGTTTGATGCTGCGACCTGTCTGCTGACGCTGCATTTTCTTGGGTTTGAGGAAAGGCTGCGCACGACGCGGGAAATCCGGCGTCGTCTCAAACCCGGCGCGCCGTTCGTCGCCGCGCACAGCAGCTTTCCGCAAGGCAAGGACGAACGTGCGATCTGGCTGTCGCGTTATGCGGCGTTCGCCGTCGCATCGGGTGTCGATCGCGACAGCGCGAAGGCCATGCTGACCAAGGTTGAAGCGCATCTCGATATGCTGAGCCCGGAACAGGACGAAGCAATCCTGCGCGAGGCCGGATTTACCGATGTCAGCTTGTTTTACGCGGCCTTCACCTGGCGCGGCTGGGTGGCGTATGCCTGA
- a CDS encoding Rrf2 family transcriptional regulator: protein MKYDSRLSGVLHVLLHMAEMDGPVTSEKLAQVMGTNPVVVRRIMAGLREQGYVRSEKGHGGGWTIACDLSQVTLRDVYTALGCPSLLAIGHRTDNPECLVEQAVNASLDQAFREAETLLLSRLGDVTLAALSADFHQRLVARGATQAMEHKAS, encoded by the coding sequence ATGAAATACGACAGCCGATTGTCGGGCGTGCTCCACGTCCTGCTGCACATGGCGGAGATGGATGGCCCGGTGACATCCGAGAAGCTCGCGCAGGTGATGGGCACCAATCCGGTCGTGGTGCGGCGAATCATGGCCGGCCTGCGGGAGCAGGGCTATGTGCGCTCAGAGAAAGGACATGGCGGCGGGTGGACGATCGCCTGCGACCTGTCACAGGTCACCCTGCGTGACGTCTATACCGCTCTCGGCTGCCCGTCCCTGCTGGCCATCGGTCACCGAACAGACAACCCCGAATGTCTCGTTGAGCAGGCGGTGAACGCATCTCTCGATCAGGCCTTCCGCGAAGCGGAGACGCTTCTCTTGTCACGGCTCGGTGACGTGACGCTGGCGGCTTTGAGCGCCGACTTTCACCAGCGTCTCGTGGCCCGTGGCGCAACGCAGGCAATGGAGCACAAGGCATCATGA
- the ahcY gene encoding adenosylhomocysteinase, with amino-acid sequence MTAATAKKAEFTDYIVADIGLAEFGRKEISLAETEMPGLMATREEYGPKQPLKGARIAGSLHMTIQTAVLIETLAALGADIRWVSCNIYSTQDHAAAAIAAAGIPVFAVKGESLKDYWDYTAKLFDWHGGGHPNMILDDGGDATMYVHLGLRAEKGDTAFLDKPGSEEEEVFFALLKKQLKEKPKGYFQAIADSIKGVSEETTTGVHRLYDMQKAGTLLWPAINVNDSVTKSKFDNLYGCRESLVDGIRRGTDVMMSGKVAMVAGFGDVGKGSAASLRQAGCRVLVSEIDPICALQAAMEGYEVVTVEDALPRADIYVTATGNKDILTVDHMRRMKDRAIVCNIGHFDNEIQVAGLKNMKWTNIKPQVDEIEFPKGNRIILLSEGRLVNLGNAMGHPSFVMSASFTNQTLAQIELYANNKDGKYKKEVYVLPKSLDEKVARLHLAKIGVKLTELSKDQADYIGVKQEGPYKSDHYRY; translated from the coding sequence ATGACCGCAGCCACCGCCAAGAAGGCCGAATTTACCGATTACATCGTTGCCGATATCGGCCTTGCTGAATTCGGCCGCAAGGAAATCTCGCTGGCCGAGACCGAGATGCCGGGCCTGATGGCCACGCGTGAGGAATACGGCCCGAAGCAGCCGCTCAAGGGCGCACGCATTGCCGGCTCGCTGCACATGACAATCCAGACCGCCGTTCTGATCGAGACCTTGGCGGCGCTCGGTGCCGACATCCGCTGGGTGTCGTGCAACATCTATTCGACGCAGGACCACGCCGCAGCGGCCATCGCCGCAGCCGGCATTCCGGTGTTCGCGGTGAAGGGCGAGAGCCTGAAGGATTACTGGGATTACACCGCCAAACTGTTCGACTGGCACGGCGGCGGTCATCCGAACATGATCCTCGATGACGGCGGCGACGCCACCATGTATGTCCATCTCGGCCTGCGCGCCGAGAAGGGCGACACCGCGTTCCTCGACAAGCCGGGCTCGGAAGAAGAGGAAGTGTTCTTCGCGCTGCTCAAGAAGCAGCTGAAGGAAAAGCCGAAGGGCTACTTCCAGGCGATCGCCGACAGCATCAAGGGCGTCTCGGAAGAGACCACCACCGGCGTGCATCGTCTCTACGACATGCAGAAGGCCGGCACGCTGCTGTGGCCTGCCATCAACGTTAACGACTCGGTGACGAAGTCGAAATTCGACAACCTCTATGGCTGCCGTGAATCGCTGGTCGACGGCATCCGCCGCGGCACCGACGTCATGATGTCGGGCAAGGTCGCGATGGTGGCCGGCTTCGGCGACGTTGGTAAAGGTTCGGCGGCGTCGCTACGCCAGGCCGGCTGCCGCGTGCTGGTGTCCGAAATCGATCCGATCTGCGCATTGCAGGCAGCGATGGAAGGCTACGAGGTCGTCACCGTCGAGGACGCGCTGCCGCGAGCCGACATCTACGTGACCGCGACCGGCAACAAGGACATCCTCACCGTCGATCACATGCGCCGCATGAAGGATCGCGCCATCGTCTGCAACATTGGCCACTTCGACAATGAGATTCAGGTTGCAGGCCTGAAGAACATGAAGTGGACCAACATCAAGCCGCAGGTCGACGAGATCGAATTCCCGAAGGGCAACCGCATCATCTTGTTGTCGGAAGGCCGCCTGGTGAATCTCGGCAACGCCATGGGTCACCCGAGCTTCGTGATGTCGGCATCCTTCACCAACCAGACGCTGGCGCAGATCGAACTCTACGCCAACAACAAGGACGGCAAGTACAAGAAGGAAGTCTACGTTCTTCCGAAGTCGCTTGACGAGAAGGTCGCGCGGCTGCATCTCGCCAAGATCGGCGTCAAGCTCACCGAGTTGAGCAAGGATCAGGCCGATTACATCGGCGTGAAGCAAGAAGGCCCGTACAAGTCGGACCACTATCGGTATTGA
- a CDS encoding carboxymuconolactone decarboxylase family protein, translating to MDQRTRPAPRLAPLPPEHSPDLKEQFDATQKRMGFVPNSMLIMQRDAKLTRAYAALSGAIWSADSKVDLKLKRLISHVASRSAGCRYCMAHTAEGASKLGVEQQKLDEVWNYQTSPLYTPAERAALDVAVAAGCVPNAVTDDMFLELRKHWSDEQVVEIVGVIAMFGFLNRWNDTFATPLEDEPLHFGETHLASQGWDAGKHLR from the coding sequence ATGGATCAGCGAACTCGTCCGGCGCCACGCCTTGCTCCGCTACCTCCCGAGCACAGCCCGGATCTGAAGGAACAATTCGACGCCACGCAGAAGCGCATGGGATTTGTGCCGAACAGCATGCTCATCATGCAGCGCGACGCCAAGCTGACACGCGCCTATGCGGCGCTCTCCGGTGCGATCTGGAGTGCGGACAGCAAGGTCGATCTCAAGCTAAAACGGCTGATCTCGCATGTGGCCAGCCGCTCGGCCGGCTGCCGCTATTGCATGGCGCATACTGCCGAAGGGGCGTCGAAGCTCGGCGTCGAACAACAGAAACTCGACGAGGTCTGGAATTATCAGACAAGCCCGCTTTACACGCCAGCCGAGCGCGCGGCGCTCGACGTTGCTGTTGCCGCCGGCTGCGTGCCGAACGCCGTGACAGACGACATGTTCCTCGAATTGCGCAAGCACTGGAGCGACGAGCAAGTGGTCGAGATCGTCGGCGTCATTGCGATGTTTGGTTTTCTCAATCGCTGGAACGATACGTTCGCGACGCCGCTGGAGGACGAGCCGCTGCATTTCGGCGAAACCCATCTCGCATCGCAAGGATGGGACGCCGGCAAGCATCTGCGCTGA
- a CDS encoding FG-GAP repeat domain-containing protein yields the protein MRFAALVLLSALCAGVPSTEAVSTEWRAGIVPAPGPVGEVDSFGGEALVTIGKDRYRIATAPLRLEPVAAPRKPVAPEGALPDTRIATSRTIARAWLVEPTRRYAHGVLGDAIEAGGLTIESRDGNRKTLKLGSDAVFEDIEPRIATIGGMERIVVVKSYLDRGSAIAVIDAASASVIGETPPIGRASAWRNPAGIADYDGDGATDIAAVRQPHVVGGLELWSWRDGKLAKTVEVPDVSNHVIGSRAIRMTATADFDGDGRPDLAIPDFSRRTLRLIAFAPSVRDIARVALPARIVTDLALVRLRGRPAILAGLENGQLVLVAERP from the coding sequence ATGCGTTTCGCCGCGCTCGTGCTGTTGTCGGCTTTATGCGCGGGTGTCCCGTCGACCGAGGCCGTCAGTACGGAATGGCGTGCCGGGATCGTTCCTGCGCCCGGACCGGTGGGTGAGGTCGATTCCTTCGGCGGCGAAGCGCTGGTTACAATCGGCAAGGATCGATACCGGATCGCGACAGCCCCTTTGCGTCTTGAACCCGTAGCGGCGCCGCGCAAGCCGGTTGCCCCGGAGGGCGCGCTGCCCGATACGCGGATTGCGACCAGCCGCACCATTGCGCGTGCCTGGCTGGTCGAGCCGACCCGGCGCTACGCACATGGCGTGCTCGGCGATGCCATCGAGGCCGGCGGGCTGACGATCGAAAGCCGTGACGGCAATCGCAAAACACTGAAGCTCGGCTCCGATGCGGTTTTTGAGGATATCGAGCCACGCATCGCTACGATCGGCGGCATGGAGCGGATCGTCGTGGTGAAGTCCTATCTCGACCGTGGCTCCGCGATCGCCGTCATCGACGCGGCTTCGGCGTCGGTCATTGGAGAAACGCCACCGATCGGGCGCGCCAGCGCGTGGCGCAACCCGGCCGGCATCGCCGATTACGACGGCGACGGCGCGACCGATATTGCGGCGGTGCGCCAGCCGCATGTCGTCGGCGGGCTGGAATTATGGTCGTGGCGCGATGGCAAGCTTGCCAAGACTGTTGAGGTGCCCGATGTGAGCAATCATGTCATCGGATCGCGCGCGATAAGAATGACTGCGACCGCGGATTTTGACGGCGATGGACGGCCTGACCTTGCCATTCCCGATTTCAGTCGCCGCACATTGCGCCTGATCGCCTTCGCTCCCTCGGTTCGCGATATCGCGCGTGTGGCACTTCCGGCCCGCATCGTCACGGATTTGGCGCTGGTCCGATTGCGGGGCCGCCCCGCCATCCTGGCCGGACTGGAGAACGGACAACTTGTCCTGGTCGCTGAGCGGCCATGA
- a CDS encoding thioredoxin family protein — protein MLSKRNLLGALGLCLTLSLASVAFAQDKKPFDRANFEAAQAAGKPILIDVSAPWCPTCKAQAPILSRLMSDPRFKGMIAFSIDYDSQKDLLRTFNVQRQSTLIVFKGKQEAGRSTGDTNPASIEAMLAKAI, from the coding sequence ATGCTGAGCAAACGTAATCTTCTGGGCGCGCTGGGCCTTTGCCTGACGCTCAGTCTCGCCTCCGTTGCCTTTGCGCAGGACAAAAAGCCGTTCGACCGCGCGAACTTCGAAGCGGCACAAGCCGCGGGTAAGCCGATTTTGATCGACGTGAGCGCACCCTGGTGCCCAACCTGCAAAGCGCAGGCTCCGATCCTGTCGAGGCTGATGAGCGATCCTCGCTTCAAGGGCATGATTGCCTTCAGCATCGATTATGACTCGCAGAAGGATCTGCTGAGGACGTTCAACGTGCAGCGGCAGAGCACGCTGATCGTGTTCAAGGGCAAGCAGGAGGCCGGACGTTCGACCGGCGACACCAATCCAGCGTCGATTGAAGCGATGCTGGCCAAGGCGATCTAG
- a CDS encoding cytochrome c biogenesis CcdA family protein codes for MMSGIGLALLAGLLSILSPCVLPLVPIVIGAASGDHRYGPAALAAGLSLSFVAIGLFVATIGFSIGLDQDLFRMLAAVMLILVGATLLIPRVQLQLAAAAGPIGQWAQTRTGDLAAPGLGKQFAIGFLLGAVWAPCVGPTLGAASVLAARAENLTLVALTMLAFGIGAAVPLLLIGLMSREALARWRGRMLAAGSGGKAVMGAILLATGLMILTGLDKRLEAFLVEASPAWLTELTTRF; via the coding sequence ATCATGTCGGGCATCGGCCTCGCCCTGCTTGCGGGGCTGCTTTCGATCCTGTCGCCCTGCGTGCTGCCGCTGGTCCCGATCGTGATCGGCGCAGCCAGCGGAGACCATCGTTACGGCCCCGCGGCGCTGGCTGCGGGTCTGTCGCTCTCTTTCGTCGCCATCGGACTCTTTGTAGCGACGATCGGCTTCTCGATCGGGCTGGATCAGGATCTGTTCCGCATGCTGGCGGCTGTCATGCTGATCCTGGTCGGCGCGACACTCTTGATCCCACGTGTCCAGCTTCAGCTCGCCGCCGCAGCCGGCCCGATCGGACAATGGGCGCAGACGAGGACCGGAGACCTGGCCGCGCCGGGTCTCGGCAAGCAATTCGCGATCGGTTTTCTGCTCGGTGCGGTATGGGCGCCATGCGTCGGGCCGACGCTCGGTGCCGCCTCGGTGCTGGCGGCGCGCGCCGAAAATCTGACGCTGGTCGCGCTCACCATGCTGGCTTTCGGCATCGGCGCTGCTGTTCCGCTGCTGTTGATCGGTCTGATGTCGCGCGAAGCACTGGCACGTTGGCGCGGCCGCATGCTCGCGGCGGGCAGCGGCGGCAAGGCGGTGATGGGAGCCATTCTGCTCGCGACCGGACTGATGATCCTCACCGGCCTCGACAAACGGCTCGAGGCGTTTCTGGTCGAAGCCTCACCGGCCTGGCTGACGGAACTGACGACCCGGTTCTAG
- a CDS encoding GNAT family N-acetyltransferase: MKIRPAIEADLPTILEIYNDAVLNSTAIWIETPADLDDRRAWLAARTSAGFPVLVADSGPGKASVLGYGSFGEFRAYEGFRYTVEHSVYVTEEAQGRGVGKMLLRALIEEARGMGKRVMVGAIDASNYASLALHETMGFEETGRMPGVGEKFGKRLDMVLVQLVL; encoded by the coding sequence CTGAAAATCCGGCCCGCAATTGAGGCCGATCTGCCTACGATTCTTGAGATTTATAACGACGCGGTCCTGAATTCGACCGCGATCTGGATCGAGACGCCGGCCGATCTCGACGACCGCCGGGCCTGGCTGGCGGCCCGGACGAGCGCCGGCTTTCCGGTGCTGGTGGCCGATAGCGGGCCGGGAAAGGCATCCGTTCTCGGCTATGGCAGCTTCGGCGAGTTCCGGGCCTATGAGGGCTTCCGCTACACCGTCGAGCACTCGGTCTATGTGACGGAGGAGGCGCAGGGTCGCGGTGTCGGCAAGATGCTGCTGCGGGCGCTGATCGAGGAGGCGCGTGGCATGGGCAAAAGAGTGATGGTCGGCGCCATCGATGCCAGCAATTACGCCTCGCTCGCTTTGCACGAGACCATGGGCTTCGAGGAGACCGGCCGCATGCCCGGCGTCGGCGAGAAATTCGGCAAACGGCTCGACATGGTGCTGGTGCAGTTGGTGCTGTGA
- the lepA gene encoding translation elongation factor 4, which produces MTAATIDNIRNFSIVAHIDHGKSTLADRLIQLTGGLEAREMTEQVLDSMDIERERGITIKAQTVRLKYRAGDGKDYILNLIDTPGHVDFAYEVNRSLAACEGSLLVVDASQGVEAQTLANVYQAIDNNHEIVPVLNKVDLPAAEPDKVKQQIEDVIGIDASDAIPISAKTGVGIPDVLEAIVNRLPAPKGDRNAPLKALLVDSWYDVYLGVIVLVRIVDGTLKEGDTIKMMGTGATYGVDRVGVFTPKKVEVKELGPGEIGFLTASIKEVADTRVGDTITDAKKPVADPLPGFKPAIPVVFCGLFPVDAADFEELRAAMGKLRLNDASFSFEMETSAALGFGFRCGFLGLLHLEIIQERLEREFNLDLIATAPSVIYKMTLTDGSMIEIHNPVDMPDVVKIEEIEEPWIEATIMTPDEYLGSVLKLCQDRRGVQKELTYVGNRAMAKYDLPLNEVVFDFYDRLKSVSKGYASFDYHLTDYKPSDLVKMQILVNGDPVDALSMLVHRTRAEGRGRAMVEKLKELIPPHMFQVPIQAAIGGKVIARETVRALRKDVTAKCYGGDATRKRKLLEKQKEGKKKMRQYGKVDIPQEAFIAALKVDV; this is translated from the coding sequence ATGACAGCGGCAACCATCGACAACATTCGCAACTTTTCCATCGTCGCGCATATCGATCATGGAAAATCCACCCTCGCCGACCGGCTGATCCAGCTCACCGGCGGGCTGGAGGCGCGCGAGATGACCGAGCAGGTGCTCGATTCGATGGATATCGAGCGCGAGCGCGGCATCACCATCAAGGCGCAGACCGTGCGCCTGAAATATCGCGCCGGGGACGGCAAGGATTACATCCTCAACCTGATCGACACGCCCGGCCATGTCGACTTCGCCTATGAGGTGAACCGCTCGCTCGCCGCCTGCGAGGGCTCCCTCTTGGTGGTCGATGCCTCGCAGGGCGTGGAGGCGCAGACGCTCGCCAACGTCTATCAGGCGATCGACAACAATCACGAGATCGTGCCGGTCCTGAACAAGGTCGATCTGCCCGCGGCCGAACCGGACAAGGTCAAGCAGCAGATCGAGGACGTGATCGGCATCGATGCCTCCGACGCGATCCCGATTTCCGCCAAGACCGGCGTCGGCATTCCCGACGTGCTGGAAGCCATCGTCAACCGCCTGCCGGCGCCGAAGGGCGACCGCAACGCCCCGCTGAAGGCGCTCCTGGTCGATTCCTGGTACGACGTCTACCTCGGCGTCATCGTGCTGGTGCGCATCGTCGACGGCACGCTGAAGGAAGGCGACACCATCAAGATGATGGGCACCGGCGCGACCTATGGCGTCGACCGCGTTGGCGTGTTCACGCCCAAGAAGGTCGAGGTCAAGGAGCTCGGGCCGGGCGAGATCGGCTTTCTCACCGCCTCGATCAAGGAAGTGGCCGATACGCGCGTCGGCGACACCATCACCGATGCGAAGAAGCCGGTGGCCGACCCGCTGCCGGGTTTCAAGCCGGCGATCCCGGTGGTGTTCTGCGGCCTGTTCCCGGTCGATGCCGCAGACTTCGAGGAATTGCGCGCGGCGATGGGCAAGCTGCGGCTGAACGATGCCAGCTTCTCGTTCGAGATGGAGACGTCAGCCGCGCTCGGCTTCGGCTTCCGCTGCGGATTTTTGGGGCTCCTGCATCTCGAAATCATCCAGGAACGGCTGGAGCGCGAATTCAATCTCGACCTGATCGCCACCGCGCCGTCGGTCATCTACAAGATGACGCTGACCGACGGCTCAATGATCGAGATTCACAATCCGGTCGACATGCCGGACGTGGTGAAGATCGAGGAGATTGAGGAGCCCTGGATCGAAGCCACCATCATGACGCCGGACGAGTATCTCGGCTCGGTGCTCAAGCTCTGCCAGGACCGCCGCGGCGTGCAGAAAGAGCTGACCTATGTCGGCAACCGCGCCATGGCGAAATACGATCTGCCGCTCAACGAGGTGGTGTTCGATTTCTACGACCGGCTGAAATCGGTCTCCAAGGGCTATGCCTCGTTCGACTATCACCTGACCGACTACAAGCCGTCGGACCTCGTGAAGATGCAGATCCTGGTCAACGGCGATCCGGTCGATGCGCTGTCGATGCTGGTGCACCGGACACGCGCCGAAGGCCGCGGCCGCGCCATGGTGGAGAAGCTGAAGGAGCTGATCCCGCCGCACATGTTCCAGGTGCCGATTCAGGCCGCGATCGGCGGCAAGGTGATCGCGAGAGAAACCGTGCGCGCCTTGCGGAAAGACGTAACGGCCAAGTGTTACGGCGGCGACGCCACGCGTAAGCGCAAACTTCTGGAGAAGCAGAAGGAAGGCAAGAAGAAGATGCGCCAATACGGGAAGGTCGATATCCCGCAGGAGGCGTTCATTGCCGCGTTGAAGGTGGATGTGTGA